A section of the Streptomyces sp. V3I8 genome encodes:
- a CDS encoding YebC/PmpR family DNA-binding transcriptional regulator codes for MSGHSKWATTKHKKAVIDAKRGKLFAKLIKNIEVAARMGGVDLDGNPTLFDAVQKAKKSSVPNKNIDSAIKRGGGLEAGGADYETIMYEGYGPSGVAVLIECLTDNRNRAASDVRVAMTRNGGNMADPGSVSYLFHRKGVVIVPKGELAEDDVLGAVLDAGAEEVNDLGESFEVLSEATDLVAVRTALQEAGIDYDSADANFVPTMQVELDEEGARKIFKLIDALEDSDDVQNVFANFDVSDEVMEKVDA; via the coding sequence ATGTCCGGCCACTCTAAATGGGCTACGACGAAGCACAAGAAGGCCGTGATCGATGCCAAGCGCGGCAAGCTCTTCGCGAAGCTGATCAAGAACATCGAGGTCGCGGCGCGCATGGGCGGCGTCGACCTGGACGGTAATCCGACGCTGTTCGACGCCGTGCAGAAGGCCAAGAAGTCCTCGGTGCCCAACAAGAACATCGACTCCGCCATCAAGCGCGGCGGCGGTCTCGAGGCCGGTGGCGCCGACTACGAGACGATCATGTACGAGGGGTACGGCCCGAGCGGTGTCGCGGTGCTCATCGAGTGCCTCACCGACAACCGCAACCGCGCCGCCTCGGACGTACGCGTCGCCATGACCCGCAACGGCGGCAACATGGCCGACCCGGGATCGGTCTCCTACCTCTTCCACCGCAAGGGCGTCGTCATCGTCCCCAAGGGCGAGCTCGCCGAGGACGACGTCCTCGGTGCCGTCCTCGACGCGGGCGCCGAGGAGGTCAACGACCTCGGTGAGTCCTTCGAGGTCCTCTCCGAGGCCACCGACCTGGTCGCGGTGCGCACCGCACTCCAGGAAGCCGGCATCGACTACGACTCCGCCGACGCGAACTTCGTCCCGACCATGCAGGTCGAACTGGACGAGGAGGGCGCCAGGAAGATCTTCAAGCTCATCGACGCCCTCGAGGACAGCGACGACGTGCAGAACGTCTTCGCCAACTTCGACGTGAGCGACGAGGTCATGGAGAAGGTCGACGCGTAA
- the pdxT gene encoding pyridoxal 5'-phosphate synthase glutaminase subunit PdxT, which yields MSTPVIGVLALQGDVREHLVALAAADAVARPVRRPEELAAVDGLVVPGGESTTISKLAVLFGLMEPLRARVRDGLPVYGTCAGMIMLADKILDPRSGQETIGGIDMIVRRNAFGRQNESFEAKVDVQGVAGDAVEGLFIRAPWVESVGAGVEVLAEHGGHIVAVRQGSALATSFHPELTGDHRVHGLFVDMVRADRTAGSL from the coding sequence ATGAGCACACCTGTCATAGGCGTCCTGGCCCTCCAGGGCGACGTACGGGAGCACCTCGTCGCCCTGGCCGCGGCGGACGCCGTGGCCAGGCCGGTGCGGCGCCCCGAGGAACTCGCGGCGGTGGACGGCCTGGTCGTCCCCGGCGGCGAGTCCACCACCATCTCCAAACTGGCCGTCCTCTTCGGCCTGATGGAGCCCCTGCGCGCGCGGGTGCGGGACGGCCTGCCCGTCTACGGCACCTGCGCGGGCATGATCATGCTCGCCGACAAGATCCTCGACCCGCGTTCGGGCCAGGAGACCATCGGCGGCATCGACATGATCGTGCGCCGCAACGCCTTCGGCCGGCAGAACGAGTCCTTCGAGGCGAAGGTCGACGTGCAGGGCGTCGCGGGCGATGCCGTGGAGGGGCTCTTCATCCGCGCCCCCTGGGTCGAGTCGGTGGGCGCCGGGGTGGAGGTGCTGGCCGAGCACGGCGGTCACATCGTCGCCGTGCGCCAGGGCAGCGCGCTCGCCACGTCGTTCCACCCGGAACTGACCGGCGACCACCGCGTGCACGGCCTGTTTGTCGACATGGTCCGCGCGGACCGGACGGCGGGATCCTTGTAG
- the pdxS gene encoding pyridoxal 5'-phosphate synthase lyase subunit PdxS, with protein MSSTPSHPDRSTDTPATGTARVKRGMAEQLKGGVIMDVVTPEQAKIAEDAGAVAVMALERVPADIRKDGGVARMSDPDMIEGIIEAVSIPVMAKSRIGHFVEAQVLQSLGVDYIDESEVLTPADEVNHSDKWAFTTPFVCGATNLGEALRRVAEGAAMIRSKGEAGTGNVVEAVRHLRQIKNEIARLRGYDNNELYAAAKELRAPYEIVKEVAELGKLPVVLFSAGGVATPADAALMRQLGAEGVFVGSGIFKSGDPAKRAAAIVKATTFYDDPKIIADASRNLGEAMVGINCDTLPEAERYANRGW; from the coding sequence GTGTCCAGCACGCCTTCCCACCCCGACCGGTCCACCGACACCCCGGCGACCGGCACCGCGCGCGTGAAGCGCGGCATGGCCGAGCAGCTCAAGGGCGGCGTGATCATGGACGTCGTCACGCCCGAGCAGGCGAAGATCGCCGAGGACGCGGGCGCCGTGGCCGTCATGGCCCTGGAGCGGGTCCCGGCCGACATCCGCAAGGACGGCGGCGTGGCGCGCATGTCCGACCCGGACATGATCGAGGGCATCATCGAGGCCGTCTCGATCCCGGTGATGGCCAAGTCGCGCATCGGCCACTTCGTGGAGGCCCAGGTCCTGCAGTCCCTCGGCGTCGACTACATCGACGAGTCCGAGGTCCTCACCCCCGCCGACGAGGTCAACCACTCCGACAAGTGGGCCTTTACCACCCCCTTCGTCTGTGGTGCCACCAACCTGGGCGAGGCCCTGCGCCGGGTGGCCGAGGGCGCCGCCATGATCCGCTCCAAGGGCGAGGCCGGCACCGGCAACGTCGTCGAGGCCGTCCGCCACCTGCGCCAGATCAAGAACGAGATCGCCCGGCTGCGCGGCTACGACAACAACGAGCTGTACGCCGCCGCCAAGGAGCTGCGCGCCCCGTACGAGATCGTCAAGGAGGTCGCCGAGCTCGGCAAGCTCCCGGTCGTGCTGTTCTCCGCCGGCGGCGTGGCCACTCCCGCCGACGCCGCGCTGATGCGCCAGCTCGGCGCCGAGGGCGTCTTCGTCGGCTCGGGCATCTTCAAGTCGGGCGACCCGGCCAAGCGCGCCGCCGCCATCGTGAAGGCCACCACCTTCTACGACGACCCGAAGATCATCGCGGACGCGTCCCGCAACCTGGGTGAGGCCATGGTCGGCATCAACTGCGACACCCTCCCCGAGGCCGAGCGCTACGCGAACCGTGGCTGGTAA
- a CDS encoding phosphatidylinositol mannoside acyltransferase, with the protein MSGLRDQLSYAAYAAGWGAVKKLPEPVAVRLGRTIADLAWKRRGKGVLRLESNYARVLPDASPERLAELSRAGMRSYLRYWMESFRLPVWSEERIRNGFEPEDTHHLHEALASGRGVVVALPHLGNWDLAGAWATTALGIPFTTVAERLKPEKLFDRFVAYREGLGMEVVPHTGGAAFGTLARRLRGGGLVCLVAERDLSASGVEVTFFGETTRMPAGPALLAQQTGAVLLPVTLWYDESPVMRGRIHPPVEVPGSGTRAEKTSVMTQALADAFATGIADHPEDWHMLQRLWLADLEPRPKPSGAQPPAGTHGTRDRRDDQVRPGERS; encoded by the coding sequence GTGAGCGGACTGCGGGACCAGCTCTCGTACGCGGCGTACGCGGCGGGCTGGGGAGCAGTCAAGAAGCTCCCCGAGCCCGTCGCCGTGCGCCTGGGCCGGACCATCGCCGACCTCGCCTGGAAGCGGCGCGGCAAGGGCGTACTGCGCCTGGAGTCGAACTACGCGCGCGTGCTGCCGGACGCGTCACCCGAACGGCTCGCGGAGCTCTCCCGCGCGGGCATGCGCTCGTACCTGCGCTACTGGATGGAGTCGTTCCGGCTGCCCGTCTGGAGCGAGGAGCGCATCAGGAACGGCTTCGAACCGGAAGACACCCATCATCTGCACGAGGCGCTCGCCTCGGGCAGGGGTGTCGTCGTCGCGCTGCCGCACCTCGGGAACTGGGATCTCGCGGGCGCCTGGGCCACCACCGCGCTGGGGATCCCGTTCACGACGGTCGCCGAGCGCCTCAAGCCGGAGAAGCTGTTCGACCGGTTCGTGGCGTACCGCGAGGGACTCGGCATGGAGGTGGTGCCGCACACGGGGGGCGCCGCGTTCGGCACACTGGCCCGGCGGTTGCGCGGGGGCGGCCTGGTCTGCCTGGTCGCCGAGCGCGACCTGTCCGCGTCCGGGGTCGAGGTCACCTTCTTCGGGGAGACCACCCGGATGCCCGCGGGGCCGGCCCTGCTCGCCCAGCAGACCGGCGCGGTGCTGCTGCCGGTGACATTGTGGTACGACGAGTCGCCCGTGATGCGTGGCCGGATCCATCCGCCCGTCGAGGTCCCCGGGTCAGGTACCCGGGCCGAGAAGACGTCTGTCATGACACAGGCGCTGGCCGACGCCTTCGCCACGGGGATCGCCGACCATCCGGAGGACTGGCACATGCTGCAACGCTTGTGGCTCGCCGACCTGGAGCCCCGCCCGAAGCCGTCCGGCGCGCAACCGCCCGCCGGGACGCACGGCACCCGGGACCGGCGCGACGATCAGGTCCGGCCCGGGGAGCGGTCGTGA
- a CDS encoding glycosyltransferase family 4 protein — MRIGIVCPYSWDVPGGVQFHIRDLADHLIALGHHVSVLAPADDETPLPPYVVSAGRAVPVRYNGSVARLNFGFLSAARVRRWLHDGTFDVIHIHEPASPSLGLLACWAAQGPIVATFHTSNPRSRAMIAAYPILQPALEKISARIAVSEYARRTLVEHLGGDAVVIPNGVDVDFFARAEPRPEWQGGTIGFVGRIDEPRKGLPVLMKALPKILAERPGTRLLVAGRGDEKEAVEKLPADLRPRVEFLGMISDEDKARFLRSVDLYVAPNTGGESFGIILVEAMSAGAPVLASDLDAFAQVLDRGEAGELFANEDADALAAAALRLLGDPARRTELHERGSAHVRRFDWSTVGADILSVYETVTDGAAAVAAADDPTEPGGLLARFGLARD, encoded by the coding sequence GTGAGGATCGGCATCGTCTGCCCGTACTCCTGGGACGTGCCCGGAGGGGTCCAGTTCCACATCCGCGACCTGGCCGACCACCTCATCGCGCTCGGGCACCACGTGTCCGTCCTCGCCCCCGCCGACGACGAGACACCGCTGCCGCCGTACGTCGTCTCGGCGGGCCGGGCCGTGCCGGTGCGGTACAACGGCTCGGTCGCGCGCCTCAACTTCGGGTTCCTGTCGGCCGCGCGGGTGCGCCGCTGGCTGCACGACGGCACGTTCGACGTGATCCACATCCACGAGCCGGCCTCGCCCTCCCTCGGCCTGCTGGCCTGCTGGGCGGCGCAGGGGCCGATCGTCGCCACCTTCCACACGTCGAACCCCCGGTCCCGGGCGATGATCGCCGCGTACCCGATCCTGCAGCCCGCCCTGGAGAAGATCAGCGCGCGCATCGCGGTGAGCGAGTACGCGCGGCGCACGCTCGTCGAGCACCTGGGCGGTGACGCCGTGGTCATCCCGAACGGCGTCGACGTGGACTTCTTCGCGAGGGCCGAGCCCCGGCCCGAGTGGCAGGGCGGCACGATCGGCTTCGTGGGCCGCATCGACGAGCCGCGCAAGGGCCTGCCCGTCCTCATGAAGGCCCTGCCGAAGATCCTCGCCGAGCGCCCCGGGACCCGGCTGCTGGTCGCCGGGCGCGGCGACGAGAAGGAGGCCGTCGAGAAGCTTCCCGCGGACCTGCGCCCGCGCGTCGAGTTCCTGGGCATGATCAGCGACGAGGACAAGGCGCGGTTCCTGCGCAGCGTCGACCTGTACGTCGCGCCCAACACCGGCGGTGAGAGCTTCGGGATCATCCTGGTCGAGGCGATGTCGGCGGGCGCGCCCGTGCTCGCCTCCGACCTCGACGCGTTCGCCCAGGTCCTCGACCGGGGCGAGGCGGGCGAACTGTTCGCCAACGAGGACGCGGACGCGCTGGCCGCCGCGGCGCTGCGGCTCCTCGGCGACCCGGCGCGACGCACGGAACTCCACGAGCGGGGCAGCGCGCACGTGCGGCGCTTCGACTGGTCGACGGTGGGCGCGGACATCCTGTCCGTCTACGAGACCGTCACGGACGGCGCGGCGGCGGTCGCGGCGGCGGACGACCCGACGGAGCCGGGCGGCCTCCTGGCCCGCTTCGGCCTGGCCCGCGACTGA
- the pgsA gene encoding phosphatidylinositol phosphate synthase, with protein MGQPVASRGRPATPTLGKAMLNKYARAFFTRVLTPFAAFLIRRGVSPDTVTLLGTAGVVAGALVFFPRGELFWGTIVITLFVFSDLVDGNMARQLGRSSRWGAFLDSTLDRVADSAVFGGFALWYAGGGDDNVLCAVSIFCLASGQVVSYTKARGESIGLPVAVNGLVERAERLVISLVAAGLAGFHKTFGVPGIDVLLPIALWAVAAGSVVTLVQRVVTVRREAAEADAAVVAPPGDASGNAPEGTPRNSGATS; from the coding sequence ATGGGCCAGCCGGTGGCCAGCAGGGGCCGCCCGGCCACACCGACCCTCGGGAAGGCCATGCTGAACAAGTACGCGCGTGCATTCTTCACGCGTGTCCTCACACCGTTCGCCGCGTTTCTCATCCGCCGGGGGGTGAGCCCCGACACGGTCACCCTCCTGGGCACGGCCGGAGTCGTGGCGGGCGCGCTGGTCTTCTTCCCCCGTGGAGAGCTCTTCTGGGGCACGATCGTCATCACGCTCTTCGTCTTCTCGGACCTGGTCGACGGCAACATGGCGCGCCAGCTGGGCCGCTCCAGCCGCTGGGGCGCCTTCCTCGACTCGACGCTCGACCGGGTCGCCGACAGCGCGGTCTTCGGCGGGTTCGCGCTCTGGTACGCGGGCGGCGGGGACGACAACGTCCTGTGCGCCGTTTCGATCTTCTGCCTGGCCAGCGGCCAGGTGGTGTCGTACACCAAGGCGCGGGGCGAGTCGATCGGGCTGCCCGTCGCCGTCAACGGCCTCGTCGAGCGCGCCGAGCGCCTGGTGATCTCACTGGTCGCGGCCGGCCTGGCGGGCTTCCACAAGACCTTCGGCGTGCCCGGCATCGACGTGCTGCTGCCGATCGCGCTGTGGGCCGTCGCCGCGGGCAGCGTCGTCACGCTGGTCCAGCGCGTGGTCACGGTGCGCCGCGAGGCCGCCGAGGCCGACGCGGCGGTCGTCGCACCGCCGGGGGACGCGTCCGGGAACGCGCCGGAGGGCACCCCGCGCAACAGCGGGGCCACCTCGTGA
- the ruvA gene encoding Holliday junction branch migration protein RuvA gives MIAFVSGPVAALAPDSAVVEVGGIGIAVQCTPTTLSGLRMGKEARLATSLVVREDSLTLYGFADDDERQTFVLLQTASGVGPRLAQAMLAVHSPDALRRAVSTGDEKALTAVPGIGKKGAQKLLLELKDRLGEPLGTGGPAIGRAVAAGWREQLHAALIGLGYATREADEAVSAVEPQAAAAGGTPQVGPLLKAALQTLNRTR, from the coding sequence ATGATCGCCTTCGTCAGCGGCCCGGTCGCCGCCCTCGCCCCCGACTCCGCGGTGGTCGAGGTCGGCGGCATCGGCATCGCCGTCCAGTGCACGCCCACCACGCTCTCCGGGCTGCGCATGGGCAAGGAGGCCCGGCTCGCCACCTCCCTCGTCGTCCGCGAGGACTCGCTGACGCTGTACGGCTTCGCGGACGACGACGAGCGTCAGACGTTCGTGCTGCTGCAGACCGCCAGCGGCGTGGGCCCGCGGCTGGCCCAGGCCATGCTCGCCGTGCACAGCCCCGACGCCCTGCGCCGCGCGGTGTCCACCGGCGACGAGAAGGCGCTCACCGCCGTCCCCGGCATCGGCAAGAAGGGCGCCCAGAAGCTCCTGCTGGAGCTGAAGGACCGCCTCGGCGAGCCGCTCGGCACGGGCGGGCCGGCCATCGGCAGGGCCGTCGCCGCCGGCTGGCGCGAGCAGCTGCACGCGGCGCTGATCGGGCTGGGGTACGCGACCCGGGAGGCCGACGAGGCCGTCTCCGCGGTGGAGCCGCAGGCGGCGGCCGCCGGCGGGACTCCGCAGGTCGGGCCGTTGCTGAAGGCCGCGCTGCAGACGCTCAACCGGACGCGCTGA
- the ruvC gene encoding crossover junction endodeoxyribonuclease RuvC has translation MRVLGVDPGLTRCGVGVVEGVAGRPLTMLGVGVVRTSADAELGQRLVAVEQGIEAWLDEYRPEYVAVERVFSQHNVRTVMGTAQASAVAMLCAARRGLPVALHTPSEVKAAVTGSGRADKAQVGAMVTRLLRLDAPPRPADAADALALAICHIWRAPAVNRLQQAQAAHRQAQVSSRKVTR, from the coding sequence GTGCGGGTACTGGGAGTCGACCCCGGGTTGACCCGGTGCGGTGTCGGCGTCGTCGAGGGCGTGGCGGGCCGGCCGCTCACCATGCTCGGCGTCGGTGTCGTGCGCACGTCCGCGGACGCGGAGCTGGGGCAGCGCCTCGTCGCCGTCGAGCAGGGCATCGAGGCCTGGCTCGACGAGTACCGGCCCGAATACGTCGCCGTGGAGCGGGTGTTCAGCCAGCACAACGTCCGTACGGTGATGGGCACGGCCCAGGCCAGTGCCGTGGCGATGCTCTGCGCGGCCCGGCGCGGCCTGCCCGTCGCCCTGCACACCCCCAGCGAGGTCAAGGCCGCCGTCACCGGCAGCGGCCGCGCCGACAAGGCACAGGTCGGCGCCATGGTCACCCGGCTGCTCCGGCTCGACGCGCCCCCCAGGCCCGCCGACGCCGCCGACGCCCTCGCCCTCGCCATCTGTCACATCTGGCGCGCCCCGGCCGTGAACCGCCTCCAGCAGGCGCAGGCCGCACACCGCCAGGCCCAGGTATCCAGCCGGAAGGTCACCCGATGA